In one Phyllostomus discolor isolate MPI-MPIP mPhyDis1 chromosome 8, mPhyDis1.pri.v3, whole genome shotgun sequence genomic region, the following are encoded:
- the CEP44 gene encoding centrosomal protein of 44 kDa isoform X3, translating to MATGDLKRSLRNLEQVLRLLSYPQEVDCVGLIKGETAACLPIISYSLTSYSSYVAELLVESNAELTAKNDLRFIDTVYKLLRDQFNYKPILTKKQFLQCGFAEWKIQIICDILNCVIKKHKELSGMEKTPSQQRKNINFVKPEPSSSSEKTSVEPVGIDITGRFMTSGKKKAVVIRHLYNEDGVNIPEDTLRTVTDVNDTFAVCEIKDTEIKNPEEKVPEIKSEQQDIKVNPEITALHSMLAECQEKLKKLTQIESRLDSLEEKMRGKVMVDERTWTNLLSRVTLLETELLLSKKNDDYTEYNEMNEDYSSTSDMDILKLERKSKEKEANIPLSSDYHSTVSIDTTPRTSVINYCGLKDISEV from the exons TCTGATAAAGGGAGAGACGGCGGCATGCTTGCCCATCATCAGCTACTCCCTGACCTCATACTCATCTTACGTAGCGGAGCTTCTGGTGGAGTCCAATGCCGAGCTCACAGCAAAGAACGACTTGCGCTTTATAGACACTGTCTATAAG CTTCTCCGTGATCAATTTAATTATAAACCAATCTTGACGAAAAAGCAGTTTCTCCAATGTGGATTTGCAGAATGGAAAATCCAGATTATTTGTGATATTTTGAATTGTGTGATAAAAAAGCACAAGGAGTTGAGTGGTATGGAGAAG actccttcacaacaaaggaaaaacatcaattttgttAAGCCAGAACCTTCTTCAAGCAGTGAGAAGACATCTGTAGAACCTGTCGGCATTGACATCACCGGCAGGTTTATGACTTCAGGCAAG AAGAAGGCTGTCGTGATCCGTCACCTCTACAATGAAGATGGTGTGAACATTCCTGAGGATACGTTACGCACAGTAACAGATGTTAACGACACGTTCGCTGTGTGTGAGATAAAGGATACCGAAATAAAGAATCCTGAAGAAAAGGTCCCTGAAATCAAGTCTGAGCAACAA GATATAAAAGTTAATCCTGAGATTACTGCACTGCATAGTATGCTTGCTGAGTGCCAAGAAAAGCTTAAGAAACTGACTCAGATAGAGAGCAGATTAGActctttggaggaaaaaatgagagGGAAAGTGATGGTGGATGAGAGAACCTGGACTAATCTTCTCAGTCGTGTCACTCTACTTGAAACAGAACTGCTTCTGTCCAAAaag AATGATGACTATACAGAATATAATGAAATGAATGAAGATTATTCTTCTACTAGTGACATGGATATTCTGAAACTTG aaagaaagagcaaagaaaaggaagcaaatatTCCTCTGTCCTCTGATTATCATAGTACAGTATCAATAGACACAACACCCAGAACCTCAGTTATTAATTACTGTGGCTTGAAAGATATTTCAGAG gtttGA
- the CEP44 gene encoding centrosomal protein of 44 kDa isoform X1 codes for MATGDLKRSLRNLEQVLRLLSYPQEVDCVGLIKGETAACLPIISYSLTSYSSYVAELLVESNAELTAKNDLRFIDTVYKLLRDQFNYKPILTKKQFLQCGFAEWKIQIICDILNCVIKKHKELSGMEKTPSQQRKNINFVKPEPSSSSEKTSVEPVGIDITGRFMTSGKKKAVVIRHLYNEDGVNIPEDTLRTVTDVNDTFAVCEIKDTEIKNPEEKVPEIKSEQQDIKVNPEITALHSMLAECQEKLKKLTQIESRLDSLEEKMRGKVMVDERTWTNLLSRVTLLETELLLSKKNDDYTEYNEMNEDYSSTSDMDILKLERKSKEKEANIPLSSDYHSTVSIDTTPRTSVINYCGLKDISEETTIQKMERMKKMFEETAELLKGKLLCQDISFTE; via the exons TCTGATAAAGGGAGAGACGGCGGCATGCTTGCCCATCATCAGCTACTCCCTGACCTCATACTCATCTTACGTAGCGGAGCTTCTGGTGGAGTCCAATGCCGAGCTCACAGCAAAGAACGACTTGCGCTTTATAGACACTGTCTATAAG CTTCTCCGTGATCAATTTAATTATAAACCAATCTTGACGAAAAAGCAGTTTCTCCAATGTGGATTTGCAGAATGGAAAATCCAGATTATTTGTGATATTTTGAATTGTGTGATAAAAAAGCACAAGGAGTTGAGTGGTATGGAGAAG actccttcacaacaaaggaaaaacatcaattttgttAAGCCAGAACCTTCTTCAAGCAGTGAGAAGACATCTGTAGAACCTGTCGGCATTGACATCACCGGCAGGTTTATGACTTCAGGCAAG AAGAAGGCTGTCGTGATCCGTCACCTCTACAATGAAGATGGTGTGAACATTCCTGAGGATACGTTACGCACAGTAACAGATGTTAACGACACGTTCGCTGTGTGTGAGATAAAGGATACCGAAATAAAGAATCCTGAAGAAAAGGTCCCTGAAATCAAGTCTGAGCAACAA GATATAAAAGTTAATCCTGAGATTACTGCACTGCATAGTATGCTTGCTGAGTGCCAAGAAAAGCTTAAGAAACTGACTCAGATAGAGAGCAGATTAGActctttggaggaaaaaatgagagGGAAAGTGATGGTGGATGAGAGAACCTGGACTAATCTTCTCAGTCGTGTCACTCTACTTGAAACAGAACTGCTTCTGTCCAAAaag AATGATGACTATACAGAATATAATGAAATGAATGAAGATTATTCTTCTACTAGTGACATGGATATTCTGAAACTTG aaagaaagagcaaagaaaaggaagcaaatatTCCTCTGTCCTCTGATTATCATAGTACAGTATCAATAGACACAACACCCAGAACCTCAGTTATTAATTACTGTGGCTTGAAAGATATTTCAGAG gaaaCAACAATCCAGAAAATggaaaggatgaaaaaaat gtttGAAGAAACTGCTGAATTACTAAAAG GAAAACTCCTGTGCCAGGACATTTCTTTTACAGAGTGA
- the CEP44 gene encoding centrosomal protein of 44 kDa isoform X2, whose product MATGDLKRSLRNLEQVLRLLSYPQEVDCVGLIKGETAACLPIISYSLTSYSSYVAELLVESNAELTAKNDLRFIDTVYKLLRDQFNYKPILTKKQFLQCGFAEWKIQIICDILNCVIKKHKELSGMEKTPSQQRKNINFVKPEPSSSSEKTSVEPVGIDITGRFMTSGKKKAVVIRHLYNEDGVNIPEDTLRTVTDVNDTFAVCEIKDTEIKNPEEKVPEIKSEQQDIKVNPEITALHSMLAECQEKLKKLTQIESRLDSLEEKMRGKVMVDERTWTNLLSRVTLLETELLLSKKNDDYTEYNEMNEDYSSTSDMDILKLERKSKEKEANIPLSSDYHSTVSIDTTPRTSVINYCGLKDISEETTIQKMERMKKMFEETAELLKGSSH is encoded by the exons TCTGATAAAGGGAGAGACGGCGGCATGCTTGCCCATCATCAGCTACTCCCTGACCTCATACTCATCTTACGTAGCGGAGCTTCTGGTGGAGTCCAATGCCGAGCTCACAGCAAAGAACGACTTGCGCTTTATAGACACTGTCTATAAG CTTCTCCGTGATCAATTTAATTATAAACCAATCTTGACGAAAAAGCAGTTTCTCCAATGTGGATTTGCAGAATGGAAAATCCAGATTATTTGTGATATTTTGAATTGTGTGATAAAAAAGCACAAGGAGTTGAGTGGTATGGAGAAG actccttcacaacaaaggaaaaacatcaattttgttAAGCCAGAACCTTCTTCAAGCAGTGAGAAGACATCTGTAGAACCTGTCGGCATTGACATCACCGGCAGGTTTATGACTTCAGGCAAG AAGAAGGCTGTCGTGATCCGTCACCTCTACAATGAAGATGGTGTGAACATTCCTGAGGATACGTTACGCACAGTAACAGATGTTAACGACACGTTCGCTGTGTGTGAGATAAAGGATACCGAAATAAAGAATCCTGAAGAAAAGGTCCCTGAAATCAAGTCTGAGCAACAA GATATAAAAGTTAATCCTGAGATTACTGCACTGCATAGTATGCTTGCTGAGTGCCAAGAAAAGCTTAAGAAACTGACTCAGATAGAGAGCAGATTAGActctttggaggaaaaaatgagagGGAAAGTGATGGTGGATGAGAGAACCTGGACTAATCTTCTCAGTCGTGTCACTCTACTTGAAACAGAACTGCTTCTGTCCAAAaag AATGATGACTATACAGAATATAATGAAATGAATGAAGATTATTCTTCTACTAGTGACATGGATATTCTGAAACTTG aaagaaagagcaaagaaaaggaagcaaatatTCCTCTGTCCTCTGATTATCATAGTACAGTATCAATAGACACAACACCCAGAACCTCAGTTATTAATTACTGTGGCTTGAAAGATATTTCAGAG gaaaCAACAATCCAGAAAATggaaaggatgaaaaaaat gtttGAAGAAACTGCTGAATTACTAAAAGGTTCAAGTCACTAA